The genomic region TTGTGTCAAACTTTAATGGGTCTAGCAAAAACAATTAGATCCTTCTGGTGTTAATCACAGActggctgaggctggcagggacctctggaggtcatctggtctaatcccctggtccagcagggccacctagagctggttgcccaggaccacgtccagacggcttttgcatatctccaaggatggacactccacaagtgctctggacaacctgtgccaggaCTCAGTCaccatcacagtaaaaaagtgtttcctggtgttcaggaggagcctcctgtgtttcagtctgtgcccattgcctctggtcctgccacagCGCACCACCATGGAAAAATATCCAAAGAAAGATCAGATTTTTACCATAATTAGGCAAAACACACAAGCAGAAAAATGGTCTggctcttcccagccctgcactagCTAAGAATATTGTTGTTAAGACTTTTCATCTGATTTCCTAAGGAAACGGATGTTGATCTCTCACACTGTTCTTTCCTATGCACTTTTGAGTCTGTCAGCCATTTTCAACCACATTTAGAGCCAGGTTCACAGCTTCAAAGATAAGTGAAAATGTCAAAGTTTTAAGTTTGAGTtcttcaaacttaaaaaaaaaaaaaaaaatctgtggcagGATAGAGAGGCCCAAATTAATGATTCATTGGGACAAATGACAAGCAGAATGTGGTTcttatatcttcttttttttttttgtcagtaactAACACTGCTGGCCCATCACAGCACCCAGACCTCTGAATTAATCACAGACTGCAATTTCTTGCCTGGTGTTGTAAATGGAATTACTGCAGCGTGAGCACAGGCCATTCAcacaaatccataggaaaccagTCTTCGTTAGTTCTGCAGCTCATGGGACAGACTCTCTTTTTGTTGCAGCATTTACTTACCAGTACAGAATTAAACTGTACGTGACACTTGTACTAAGACACTTGTGTCACAGTCTAACAGCATCCATCTATGAGTTTTGCTCCAACTACACTAGTTTCCACAGTGTTACGGTGGTGCAAAAAGTGTGCATGAACAAAGCTATAGTTAAACAAATGCGAAAACTCTGTTTACACCAGCCCTCTGTCACAAAATAATCAGCCGTAAATCAAGACATGTTTGACTTCAGAAGTAGTCTGCCCACGCTAGGAGCTTGTACTGATTAGGCAGGTAAAATGGTGTTGAGCCATTTCTCAGAGGGTatgtaataaatgaaaaaataacagatttttgAGCTGCTTATTAGGAGGGAAGGATGCAGactgtaagaagaaaatgaaaagttgtCTCTTTGCCTCTTTCATGCTAATTAATGCATTCAGAAGCTGTACTGAAAGGAATTTAAACTCGTGATAGTCATAAGAGGACagatcaaagaagaaaaaaaacaggctaagtcaaggaaaagaaagctgtacATGCTTTACAGTTAACAGACAGAATACAGGTCTGAAGGAGGtaagatttgtatttttttattctaccCAAAATTTTGCTCAAAATTTCTACTCAAAATTATGCCTTAGAAGAGGCTTGACTGTCTCTAAGTGaactctgaaaatgttttgtttccttggCTAGAATTCTCTTCAGTAAAGTCATCGGGTTTTATACTTTACCTGTGTAAGGTAGGTAGATTAGCTGGATACTATCAAGTAGGATCTGCTGTTGTGCTGTTTAAATGGCAGAAACATGATTACTTGTGGATTTCTTCTTCACTATATTTGATCAATTGGATTTTTAACTGCTCAGACTACTTTTAGCTGGATGATTATTCCCTTAAGACTGGAAATTAAGATTATAATATAAATTCCCTGCACGTCTAAGTATAGTTTGTCAGCAGATATAAATTAGTACAACCATCTGAAAATCAACAGATCTCTGAGAGTTTATGCTGATTGAAAACCTGGCCCTTAAGCGTTTACAGGgaataacagaaataaagaaacaacTACTTGTAAAGACAATattagtttttcttcttctgaatagTTTTTCTTGTCCAGGTAAATTGCCTTTCTTTCTACATTCCTGAGAGATTTTACTTCAGAAGTCTGCCATCACGTAGTACCTAAAGACACCATGACAAATTCTTCTTCGTTGCACTCAGGTGCAAATACCTTGATGTCAGTGGAGCTATTCAAATGTAGACTATAGTTACAGTTTTGGATTTTGCCTTAAATTGGGACAGTTGCATATGTATGTGGATCTACTCGATTCTGAAGACATCAGATTGTCCTGCCTCCCTAAAATGCtcttgttaaaacaaaaaagttgatAATATTATGCTTTAGAGATAACAAATTATTTATTGCACTGAGGCACTCTATTTCTATCCTGTAGGTTTGAGCAGGACCAAGCTCACAAAATGCCCAGAAGAAACCACCATCCAGATGGCAACTTTTTCAGAGGGAAAGGACACAGCTATCTTGCAGCAGAAGAGTAAGCATAAAGCAAAACCTATGTTGGAATGTAAGCTGATGAAAAAAATTTACATTGCAAGAAATGTACAAAATAGTATCAGAAAAAGTCACCATTGTATATAGGTGGAGGGCATTTTAGCTATCCTGTAGTTGTCTCTAATGTTTGTCATTGCAGAATAATAAAGAGCCCTCAACGgttaagaaaaatcagaattgcaGAATTCAAGAATCTAGAGTTTAATTATATGATCACAAGTCATTAACCTTTATAATAAAATTACTAGGTTTACTGAGgcttatttcaaattttcttttgagGCTGTTGCAAGGTGATCTTTACACTAAGTTTTATCTCCAGATCCACATACCTCTCTTCAGAACCTCAAAGGGACATTGTCTCACCCTAAATAATAATATAAGTGAAAACCCCGGAGAAATGGTAAAATACCATCAAAAAGCAGATGGAGACATCAATGCCATACAAATGTGACTCTCAGTAAATTATTTCTGGGTGAGACTCCACTTAAGCAGAACTAATCCAAGCTAATACTTCGTGAGTTTTGGCTTACAATAAAACGTTGGGTCTTGGATTACTAGAGACACTATCCCACTGGTGATGTGTTATTACTTTAGACAAGTATTTCCAATGTACTTGGGATATCTGTATGTGGAATGTGCTTCTGGTTCTGGTTTACTGGCCCCCAAACTTGGTGACTTGTcccacacacacacgtactgcaaGATACTTGTTTCTCCATGTTCATCCCTCGGCAGAGAGAATAAACAAAGGGGAAGGCACTCTCATAGTCCTTCCACAGCAGTTCAGTTCTCCAAAAGAGAAAGCTGGCTAGTCATGTCTCAGCACTTGACACTAAGCACGCTCACCTCTAACTGCCGTGAATTCCAGTGGCTGCAATCGTAAGCAGTTTTTCTAGATACATGAGGGAAAAGTGACTCTCTCCTTCCAGTACCAGAAGGAGCATTCAAGATATAAGCACGGATTACTAATATCACAGCTTCAACTTTAACTGGAATTGCAAGAAATTGCATACACACTTTTCATACTAGCCTCTGAATAGGTAGGGAACGAGTTAGATGGCAAATACAGAGCTAAAATCACCAACTCTGGAAATGACATACATGCATTCTGTGGGGGATACAGGCTAATGGATAGCTAAAACTATGGAGCACATGAACAGCAGAAAGCAGtctcaaaatgcagaaaaggcagcagtTGCTTGGAGAAGTAGTCTCTCCAAGTTTTAACTGTGCTGAGGACAGTAACAAAACCAGTGGAGCCATCTCGTAACTTTGAAGATGGCTGCACCAGGAAGCAAGGGAATGCCGTGAGCTGTGTTCTTGGGATAAACAGAACTCCAGCCAACACAAAGTCTCGAAGGGGCAGGAGCAACTTGCAAGATTCAGGtacttgtgaaaaagaaaatccctttggCTCCAAGGGGCTTCATGCTtcaagcagcacccaggcagttCAGACAAAAAGCCTGATCTGCCACATGAATCTGCTTGCATCTTCCTTTAGGTTTCTTAGGTCAGAAGGAAACACTCCTTCACGAGACTCTGAGGCAGTGAAAATGATAGCAAATAGATATAAAAGGTCTCTGATAAGTCACATACCCCACTCCTCAGTCCCAATGGAAAAGCCTGGTGGTAATTACTGCAGGGCAACTGGATAGAAGGTATATAAAAGTATGTTAAAATGGGTTTATCCTGACTTgtggtcattttttttcctgtcctctttTCCCTTTAAGCATTTTGCAGGCTCTTCTGTTCCTGAACaggcaaagaacaaaaaaattcagagtgAATTCTGTATGTCTTAACAGGGAGAGTATTAGCACAGGAGGAAGGGTTTTTGTGACTAGGAAACTTGCAATTGCTCTGTCAGCTTGCTTTCTGACAGATAGTGGAACTGTGCTACTTCTCCCAAGTTCCCGGTAAGCAGTGGGAAGGATGTCTTACAGCACAGTTTGCAAAACCTATGTTCCCTAAAATGACCCAGTGACACCCATACTGTGCCTAGTATGTCACGGAACAAGAGCTAAAGAATTATAGAGCTCTTATTCATAAACTCAAAGTTTCTTACTCGGGTTTTGAGGTTGTGAGGTGTTTTATGTATCCAAAAAAATCCTTCTATCACCAGCAGTTGTTGCAATATGATGCAATTAGGATACATTTCTCAATACTTGCTGCCTAGAGAAATTTAACAAATAAACATGAGCTGTGTCTCTGCAGGTGTggcatttaatttatttcacattCTCTTCCAATATTGCAATGCTGTTTGCTGGATTTACAGGCAGGGATTTTTTTAGAAGCAGTAGTCACTGGTAGATTATTAACTTTGAAACaatatatttctcatttttaaaaggcataagAACTTGGCAGAGAATTTAGCTAACTGCTTAATCTACAGAGACTGGCTGAAGTCACTGatactttgtcttttttctgaGGTAAATTCTGCTCCATGCCTTCCTGTGATAAAAGGATACTGACACAAACTTTTGCTCTAATCATTCTTGCTCCCAGAAGGATGCATCTAGTTCTGgtgttaattattttcttttgctttcccaaCAGAGCTCTGGGTATTGGACTCTTCATTTTGGTGCTGGCAATTTTACTTATCTTTGGCTGCTGGTATTACAAAAGACGTAGTGGCTATAAAAGTCTGCGGGTAAGCATGGCAGCTGACTTTCTAGCATGCTATTATTTTGACAACATATTATCATTATTTGCATTACATTAATGCAAAGAACACTGAATCTATAATAGGACATCATTATCTCAGGCAATTTATACACTGACATATACACAGTTAAAACCACACAATATGAAACACACCTTGCCCTGAAGAACTTGCAAGTCAGGCGAAGGGGTAAGAGGAAGCAGAAGCATAGGGAGATGAAGCCGGTTGCCCAACTTTGCACAACACATCAGTGGAAAAACTGATCTCTAGGAAgcattatatttaatatttatgcaaAACTAAGATGTGTAttgtcatttaaataaaaagaacatattCACTATTCATAAGACTTACCCCTAAATAAGGACAGATATGATTAGAGTAAATCtaggaagcagagaagaaaaataactgttacAAGTAACTAAGTAAATATTATGTTCATGTATGGGTGATGCATGATTTATTTGTATAAAAGTTGAATTGCAGTTCTAAGATTTACAAAAAGCAGGGCAGGTTTGAGGTTTGCTTTCTAAACACTACTTCTAAAAAATTCTACTTTGTCTCttcttaaaaatgatgaaaaaaaaggTACAATCCTTCTCATAACATCTGTTGTTAGAAGTCTCAAAACTATCTTTGAAATTCTGCTCTCTCTCCTATGAAAGGAAAGACTTTCACTTTAAAGTGAAAGCTTTAGCCGATTGTAtgttttacagtaaaatatgTTTTAGTTATCCTAATATTTCGAAAAAGATGTGACCATTTGGAATTAGAAAACATACCTCTCATCTAAGTCAGCAAATCCATTTCCTTGCTGTTTCCAATATTTTTGTCCTGTTACCTTTCCAGTGATCTATCCAATACATATATCAACTGGCAGCATACATAAAACCTGAGCTTTCATAGTGAAATGTTGCAAAAACGAAGGTAATACtcaaaaaaaacttcaaaaagaaaaccagaattcTTTCATGCCTGCTTTGCACATCACGGCAAAAAGCACAatctcttttttaattccttctcatTGCAGAttgctgcttctggttttgaaaatcaAATTTTTGTTAGGCTTTTTGGCTAGGGGAGAACTGGTACAGAATGCATACAAAAGAAATGGtggaaaaatgggaaagaaaaaggttggACATTAAAGAAAGGAATGGGTGGGATAAAAAAGAGGAGGCATTCAGGTACGTGAGAAGGTGTCAGTTCCTGCAGCAGTACTGGACCTAAAAAATGTGATCCTCATTTTTCTGTCAATGTAATTGGGTGATATAGGAGAGAGAGTATGTCTCAGCAGAGACAGCAAAAAGTGATAGGTAATTACCTCTCTTACTTGCTGGCATCGTGTCTGGCCCTAATCCCAGATTCTAATACATACTGTAAATGTGCTGTCAAATATTAAATGATGCATAATTTGCTCCAACTTCacattctcttcttcctttcatctTCCCCATATTTCTTTATGATCTGTCACAGAGCAAAAGCTCTAGTGTGGGCACAATACGAACTGTGGTACGTGAGGGAACAATACTGGACTGCAAAATGGCTCTGCAGGGGTACAGAAACTTTAATTCTGTGGTAAGTTGCAACTCAAGGTTTCATTTACTTACAACATAGTAAGACACGGTGAGACAATCATGGTAAACAGTCACTTGATGATTTCTTTCTTGGGGTGTGCTCTCTAGATTGGGTCTTCAATACCTCTCCATTAActtaaaaagtagtattttgcaCAATTTTTACTGTGAAAAGGGTTTTTAAAATCTACTATTAAgaatgcttcttttaaaaaattctcttctTTCACCTACCTTTATTCTTAAGTTGCATGATCATTATGCAATCTATTAGAATGATGTAATACCTGAATGCTGAAATATACTGAATAAACAAACATCTCCCTAATAGATGTTCCACCATTCTGACAAACAACAAATGACTGTGTCTGGTATACTATACCCTGACAAGGATATAGTATATATACTATACAGGGAACGTTATAAAACTTCAAGGTTGTAGCTCCTCTAATCATTATGGAAAGATGAACATTCAAacgtattattttaaaaaagttaaaataagttAATTGATAAATATATATGTCAAGTTATGGGTGTGTTTAAATAGTTTTAGAATAGGAAAAAGGCTAATTTACAACCAATTTTAAATAAGCTGCCCAAATTGTTAATATTGGAAATAAGACAATGTACCTGCATCAAGACTCTTAAAGAAAAGTTTCAATATTAGTCTGAAttctcaatataaaaaaaattttccttttctttaaaattcctgTCCTTATAACACTGAAAATTTTCTCTTTGGATGAATGatacaaacaaaattaatttaatcttatgcaaaaccaaaaaacacactagcaaaaaccttaaaaaaataaagacataatgAATGAGTTCAACTATTTTAAGCTGTAGTACCATATCTGATATGAACGTAAATAGCTCACTGCATCTTTACTGTCATTTTTGCACCTCAATTGTTTTTTCAATCTTTCACACCCATTTTCCTTACCATAGGTACCTGATGCTCCACCAGCTTATGACAAAATTGCTGCAGATCAGTCACCACCACCTTATTCACCATGATAACACGAAATCTTAAACTCTGAACATACCAATTCAATTTCTTCATGCTCCCTCTTAATTTCCTGTACATGCTTAACTTTCTTAAAGctaaaatcataaaaaaatcacatgctttcATTAGCAGTTGCTGAAAATTATTCCTGCTTAGTTTACAGAACTGGTTCTTGACATGCCTCAACAAATCTGAATGtccttttgttttaagtttttcaTTTCCTGTGGTCAGATTAATATACTATACTCAAGTCTGAGCATCTTGCATCCTTCATAGATCTACCAAGAGGAAGTACATACAGTTGAGTATCAACCAGAGTAGAAAGTGTTGGcacctttgttttcatcttccctacctactctccctttaagaaagaaagaaataaactatTCCCTAGAATGTAATGTACAAGAATCTGTCATAAAATGGACAACACCATTTGACAACATGTCCTGCTACAAAGACTAACCATTTTCCCTACCAGCAGTTCTAAAATTAACCTGCAAAAAGTGACTATGTTTTACAACAGGCTTCTACCTCACATCACTTATTTACGTACCTGTAATGAAATAATTCCTCATAAAACACAGTCCAGGCAACCTAGGAATTTCTGCTTAGAGTCCATATTATTTCATACCGGTCAATGGGTATAATGACAATCACCTTTAGTTTCCTTCTGGCAGTCttatgagaaagcaaaagaacTTGGTAGATGTAGAGATTTACGTGCCATCTGCTTCTAACATGATGAAACAATATGGGAAAATGTGTGAAGCCCACGTTCCTTGAAGAATACAGAAGACAGCAGACTCCAAGATGTTAGTTTTTACAGGTTGCCAGAACACTAGCAGTAATAGAAAACAAAGAATTGTGATACGCATAAATTAGGCTACATATATTGTGCAGTTATTGTTTACTTAGCCTTTTTCGTTATTGTTTACTTGCCAGATTATTACTTAAGATTATATGCAAATCAACAAATTTATCCACAAGGCCTGACATCTCACAGCAGGAGGCAGCTAAAACTGTACAACATTCGTTAAAATTAAAAGTAGTTAcagaagaaaactattttcataAAACAATTATTAACTGCTATTAGTAAAGAATCCAGTTCTTTGTCACTAAATACACAAACACAAGCACCTTCAAacaaaaagaacttttaaatACAAGGTAGATTTACTTGCCTAACAAACTCCATATACAGTGGTAAATAATAAGACAtagatttttagaaatgtttcttttgtaataaaaattagtaaaattaGATACTTTTTGGAAGGTAATAGATATCTGTAATCGCTGTGAAAGATTATAATCAATATATCTGTTTTTATAAATTTAGTTGATATCTGTATTTAGAAATTTAGAGAGGTACTTTAACCTAAAAAGCTGCCTTACATGTGTCATTTCCAATATACAcctttaaggaaaaaattctgtGGACTTGTTTAGTGACAGGAAGAAGAATACACAGGAAAATATACAAAATGCCACTTTATAGCTAGTAAGCGCCAGAGATGTAGAATGCAATGGCTGACTAAATTTTTTGCAGAACTGGTAAGCTAAAGCTTGAGGCTAATGATATTTAGAAACTCTGTACTCTGCAAGTCTCTACCCTGGGGCAACATCCTTTCAAAAGACAGTGTGGTGCTACAGTTGAATGGAACTGACATACACATTCATGgctgagaaaaaaagtaatttctataAAGATTAATTACTATAAAGAAGTCAAGTGCTTAGAGTTCAAAAAGCTTTACTTGATCCCACACATTTTTCAGTAGTATCAGCATTAAATATGTTACTAGCCATTTCAAAAGCTCACGAGGAAGTTAACATTGACTAAGTAGAAACATTAATTTACTTCCAGTAGTACATAAGGCCAAATTGTTGGACCTGCTCAGCAGCCAGAGCTGGAACTATTGAACTTTGACACTAATTTATAGATACTTAAAGGATAGATGAGCCCTCTCGGAAACCTATCCTTAGTTTTCAGAAAGTCCTCccgtttttcctccctgtgaaAGCAGTATTCTTTCTTCATAGACACAGTCAGAC from Aptenodytes patagonicus chromosome Z, bAptPat1.pri.cur, whole genome shotgun sequence harbors:
- the MLANA gene encoding melanoma antigen recognized by T-cells 1, with the translated sequence MPRRNHHPDGNFFRGKGHSYLAAEEALGIGLFILVLAILLIFGCWYYKRRSGYKSLRSKSSSVGTIRTVVREGTILDCKMALQGYRNFNSVVPDAPPAYDKIAADQSPPPYSP